The Acidithiobacillus sp. genome contains the following window.
GCGGTGGTGGTGGCGGTGGTGCTCCGGGCAGCAGTTATTCCGGTGGTGGCGGTGGCGGTGGCGGCGGCGTTGCCGTCAATCTGAATGCGGCCGGTAATAATAGTTATGGTGTTGCTGTTACAGGTGGCAACGGCGGAAATGGGGGTGCTGGCGAAGGTGCCCCGTTATTCAATGGTCAGGGTTTCTACGGCGGTGGCGGCGGCGGCGGCGCGGGAGGGCTGGTTACCGGCGGTACAGTGGCCGCCTTCGCCGGCGGCGTGACGGGTGGCAATGGCGGTGACGCGCAATATAGTAGTAATTTTGGTTATGACGGTGGCGGTGGTGGCGGTGGCGCAGGGGTGTTGGTCGGTTCTTCTTCGTCCGTTTATGTGAGTGCGGGAACAGCGCTTCCTGGTGTAGCGAGTGCCACCGGTGGCAATGGCGGCAATGGCTTTTATGGCGGTAGCGGTGGTGCAGGCGCAGCCATGCAAAGTCATGCCACCCTTTGGACCAATGGCACCATTGCCGGAGGCGCCGGTGGGCATGGACAGGTCAACGGTGCGGGTGGCGTCGGCGTGATCTTGACCGGTGGGGACATCCTCACGGTTTCTCAGGGTGGCAAAATCATCGGCGGACTGAGCGGCGACGGCAGCACCCGCGCCAATGCCGTTTCGCTCTCTGGCGGCGGAAACGAAGTTTTTCTCAACGCGGGCGCCAACATTACCGGCAATGTGGTCAGTACGAGTGGAAGCGCAAACGGTGGCGACCAATTGATTCTCGGTGGCAGCGGGAACGGTAGCATTGCCGCCAATCAACTACAGGGGTTCGGCGATTATCTTGTTCAAAACGATGCGAATTGGACACTCACCGGGACAGGCGATACGGCCCAAAACTGGATAATTGATTCCGGCTCACTGACTGGTGATACAACCAGCATTCAAGGCGACGTCGTTGTCAGTGGAGCTTTGCGTTTCAATCAAATTGGCAGCGGTACTTATTCCGGGATAATTTCCGGCAGTGGTGATGTGGCTATCAGTGGTGATGTCGCTTTTACCGGCGCGAACAGCTACAGCGGTGGCACCACGATTGATAGGGGCACACTCACCATCAGCAAAGATAATAACTTAGGCGCAACTGTGGGTGATGTCACCTTCAATGGTGGCACCTTGGTGACCACGGCAGGCATCACCGACAGCCGGACCTTTAGCGTAAATGTCGGCGGCGGCACCATCAACAACCACGGTAACTCAGACACCTTCTCTGGTGCATTTTCCGGTAGCGGCGGCATGACCTTCTTTGGACCGGGCTCGACAATTCTCTCCGGCGCCAACAGCTACAGTGGGGGCACCACCGTTGATAGTCTCTCGTTGCTCATCCTCAGCGGTAACAATACCGGCACCGGCGCCACCAACATTGACGGCGGCACCCTGGCCCTGACCGGCACCGGCAGCATTGCCGATTCCTCGGGTGTCACCAATAACGGCAGCTTCGACATCAGCGGCGTGACCACGGGTGGAGCCAGCATCACCACCCTCTCAGGCAGTGGTACGACCACGCTCGGCAGCAATAATCTGACTCTGAACAATGCCAGTGGCACCGACAGCGGGACCATCACCGGCAGTGGTGGTCTGATTCTGGCCAGGGGCACCGAAACCCTCTCCGGCGCAAATACCTATAGCGGCGGCACCAGCATTGACGGCGGCACCCTGGCCCTGACCGGCACCGGCAGCATCGCTGACTCCAGCGGCGTCACCAATAACGGCAGCTTCGACATCAGCGGCGTGACCACGGGTGGAGCCAGCATCACCACCCTCTCAGGCAGTGGTACGACCACGCTCGGCAGCAACAATCTGACTCTGAGCAATGCCAGCGGTACCGACAGCGGGACGATCACCGGCACCGGTGGTCTGATTCTGGCCAAGGGCACCGAAACCCTCTCCGGCGCAAATACCTATAGCGGCGGCACCACCATTGACGGCGGCACCCTGGCCCTGACCGGCACCGGCAGCATCGCTGACTCCAGCGGTGTCACCAATAACGGCAGCTTCGACATCAGCGGCGTGACCACGGGTGGAGCCAGCATCACCACCCTCTCGGGCAGTGGTACGACCACGCTCGGCAGCAATAATCTGACTCTGAACAATGCCAGTGGCACCGACAGCGGGACCATCACCGGCAGTGGTGGTCTGATTCTGGCCAAGGGCACCGAAACCCTCTCCGGCGCAAACACCTACAGTGGCGGCACGACGGTCGATGGTGGAGATACGCTGAACATCAACGCGGGCGATAATGTCGGCAGCGGCACCATCGCTCTCAACGGCGGCACGTTAGCCAGCAGCGCCGGTGCCTCATCCATCGCTCTGACTAATGCTCTGACTATGGGCAGCAACGGTGGCGTATTGATGGGGACCAGCCAGACCAGTCTGGACCCCACCACCAGTAACGCCCTCACTCTGACCGGTCAGATCTCCGGAAGCGGCATCCTTCAGACCGGTGGTACGGTTATCGACAATGGGTCCGGTGGAACCAGCGGCGGGACCACCGTTACCGGAGGTCTTCTGGAAGTGGGTGACGCCAGCCACAGCAGTGCCTCCCTCAGCGGTCCGGTGACCGTGGACGGCGGGGCTTTCCTGCGCGGCCACGGCACCATAGATGGCAATGTCACCAACCAGGGCACCGTCTACCCCGGCGGCAGCATCGGCATGCTCACCGTCAACGGCAACTATACCCAGGCGGCGAACGGCACCCTGGACATTACGATCACCCCCAGTGATCTGACACCGGGCGTGGATTACGATCAGCTCGCGGTGACCGGCACGGCGACCCTGGCCGGCACCTTGGGCATCACACAGGAATCCGGCGCTTCGGGAACCTATACGGCTGGCGCGCAGTACGACATCGTGCATGCCGCCCAAGGGCTTTCCGGCACTTTCAGCAAGACCAATTATAACCCGCTATTTGCGAGTTACATTACCCCGAAAATCACTTACGACTCCAACAACGCCTATCTGATGCTGACGGCAACACCTGCTCCTGCTCCTGCTCCGGCTCCGGCTCCGGCTCCTGCGCCTGCTCCGGCACCTGCTCCGGCACCCGCACCTGCACCTGCTCCTGCTCCTGCTCCTGCTCCTGCTCCGGCGCCCACTCCCAACAGCAATGACCGTCTTTTCAAAAGCGGGCAAGGAGTGGTCAGTAGCGCCTCTATCAACACCACCAGCACCTTCACCGCCATCAACAGCCTGATGGACGGCGCTGAGCAGGTAAACGGAAATACGGTGCAGTTCACCGACAGCCGTCAAGGCACCTGGGGTAAAGGTTTCGGTGGTTTTGGCCGCGCCGCTGGCGCAGACATGGAAGACTATGGTGGCATCGCCGGATATGGCACTGCCGTCAACCGCCATCTGGTGCTGGGAGCCGCGTTCACCGGTATCGGTGCGGGAACATCCACCGCCCAGCAGACCGTGGACGGCCAGTCCTTCGGCGCCTTCGGCTATGCCATCGATACCCAGGGCCACTGGCGCCTGTCCGCAACCCTGGGGGCAGGATACCTGCATCAGAGCAGCACCCGCTATCTCTATCCCAGCAACGTCGTGGGCACGGGGGCTACCGATGGCTGGTATACGGGGGCCGGAGTCCAGGCGCAGTACCTGGTCCCGCTGAATCAGGCTTTTCTGATGCCCTACGGGCGGATCAGCTATCTGCATACCCAGCTTGCGGGCTTTACCGAACAGGGGGCCGTCGGTGGTGGCGTCGACATGAACATCCGTTACGGCGCTCTCTCCACCAGCGTGGCCGCCTTCTCCGGTGGCCTACGCATGGGCTATGACCTGCGTACTCCGGGTGCCACGATCATCCCCTGGGTGTCGGTGGGTGGCACGGGCTATGCCGGGACGCTGCACGTCACCCAGGCGGAAACCGTCGGCCTGCTGGCCAGCTCAGAAAATGGCCTGGTCGCCCCGGACGCGGCGCTGAACACCGATGCCGGACTCACCCTCACCGGCCGCCACGATCCCTGGACCCTTAAAGTCGCCTACAACGGCCAGTTCGCCGGAAACGTGCATCTCAATACCTTCGATGTACTCGCCAACTACCGCTGGTAAACCACCGACGGTATCGGCAACAGTTCAATAACGCCCTTATCATGAGAGTGATGGGCGTTTTTACAGGAGCATGCTCAAAATACCCTCCACGAAATACGGGGCGGTTCAAATCTCCAATGTGGGTAGCCCAACAAATGGGACACGCAGACTGGACGATGATCGCTCAGGTCTACGGAAGATGGATCCCTGACGCAATTCCAGATGCAGGCCAAAAGGCTGTGGCTACGTTTGGTCTGATGGACAGGGAACATTCCGATTTTGGGTCATTTGGCGGAATGCGTGGATATTCGTTAGATGGAATGGACCGTCCGGATCGATGGTTCGATGCGGGCAACTGGTAGCCGGTTGCCACCCCAGTTACCAGGCAGGACGGCAACAATCGCAGGCAATGCAGTTGCATTGACATGGCAAGGCGATTGCATTACCATGCAAGACATCTGCACCTTTGACCGGAGAGCGCCATGGCTGCCACCCTCGAAGTCGAATCCACGCTGACTGACCGCTACCAAACCACGGTGCCGGAGACCGTCCGCCGGGCCCTCCGGCTGGGCAAACGCGACAAGATCCACTACACCATCCGCCCCGGTGGCGAGGTCGTGCTGACGCGCGCCGAGGACTCCGAGGAAGACGATCCGGTGCTCGGCCAGTTCCTGGGCTTCCTGGCCCGCGACATCGCCACGCATCCAGAGCGCCTGCAGGCCATTGATGTCAGCTTCGTGCAGCGCCTCCAATCGCTGACCGGCGGCATCGAAGTCGATCTCGATGCCCCCTTGTCAGCAGACGATGAATGAGCGCGAGCAAGCTCGCGCCCCTGGTCATTCATGGCTGGACGGTTTTTGCCCACCCGCTATTCCTCGCGCATATTGCGACTTTGGTCCAGCAGGTCGAGGCGCTCAAGAAAAAGGATCCAGTCGGATACGTGAAAAAGAACGCCAATAAGCGACTGGCGGCGATCATCAAACTGGCGTTCGACGCCATCCCGCAAGACCCGACACGGCCAGAGTACCGTCAAGGCAACACCCTCGGTGAAGATCACAAGCACTGGTTCCGCGCCAAGTTTTTCCAGCAATACCGGCTGTTCTTCCGCTACCACGCGCCGAGCAAGGTGATCGTGCTCGCCTGGGTCAATGACGAGGACACCAAGCGCGTCTATGAGAGCAATGACGACGCCTACCGGGTGTTCCGAAAGATGCTGGAAAGCGGCCATCCTCCGGATGACTGGAACCAGTTGCCGGCCGAGGCATGAATGCTGGCGTAATGTTGGCGAACTGGCGCCAAACAGCCCAAAAACACCCCCAAAAAAAGCCAGCATGCGCTGGCTCTTTCCTTGCAAATCAACAGGTTATTGGTGGAGGCGGCGGGAATTGAACCCGCGTCCGCAGTACCTAGACCACCGGATCTACATGCGTAGTTTGTCTATTGGCTTTAACCGCGCCGCCCTCCGACAAACAGGATGACGACATGGCGATTCTGCTTTAATTTAGCACGCGTCCCACAGACTAGAATGCGCGCGATTCCGTGTTTCATGACCCTCCGCGCGCCTTTCGGCTCCGGATCCACAGACAAATCCGGGCAGAGGGCTCACTGCTTAAGCAGCGAGGGCGTAATTGCTGTCGTTGGCAATTATGAATCTGCGACCAGTTTTAAGAGCGAACCGCAGCTCTGCATGCACCGAAGGCTTCGCGACCTGCGTCGAAGCCGGTCGCCCCCTATTCACTTTATTAGACGAGAATACGGCCCAAAAGTTGCACAGGCCAAACTGCTCTTCTGCTATCCGATATTACAGGAGAAGCATCCGCCTGACTATGCCACAAACTGCTAATGCAGTGACTCACCCACAGCAAACAGCAGTGCGATATCCGTGTCTGCAAAGCGATAGGCCTCATGGCAGTATTCGCAGGTAACGGTGACCTCGCCCTCTGTGGCCAATGCCTCTTCCGCTTCCGCTTGACCCAGTGACACCAGCATGCGCTCTACCCGCTGACGGGTACATGAACAGAAAAACGTTAAAGGCTGCTTAGTATGCAAACGCACGGCTTCCTCCGGAAAAATCTCCGGGAGAAACTGTTCAGGCTGTGCCGCCAGTAGAGACTGGTCCGATCCGATGGCAATAAACTGGGTAGCCAGCCGCCAATTCTCGGCACTGAGCACTCCTGGCAGACGCTGCAGGAAATATCCCCCAGCCTGCTGCGCCGCCACGTCTACCGCCAACCGGAAATAGGCGGGTGACTGCACCGACTCGGTAAAATAGGCATTCAGGGATGCCGTCAGCGTTTCCCGTAGTGCCACCAAGCCCTGATAGCGATCCCGATCCATTCCCATGTCCACCGTGATGGCGAGCAACGCATCGGGAAGACTCGAGAAATCCACCATAGCACCCTCCTCCCAGCGACCGTAAGCACGCATGCCACCCGCCGCCGTCATCTCCGCTACCAGTAGTTTCAACGGCCCCTTACTCTGCGTCTGCACGATCAAGCGCTCATAGTTTTTCTGGGTGGTCGCCAATAGCGCCAAGCCCACCAGCAACTCGCCCAGAAGTTTAGCCACGTCCTCCGGTCCAGAAAAATCCTGCAGCACCCGGGCGTAGATGCCATCCAGGCGACAGCGCGCACCCCGCAAGGGCAGCGTCTCCCAATAAAAACCCTGCGAAAAATCAGTCATGCGTTTCCTCAAATTCCAAATCTTCCAAACCCTGCCCCATCAGCGGCAGCAGAGCACGCTGGAGTTGTTTGAACAGCCGGGGATCGTATGCTTCCTGCGTGGCAAGGAGTTCTTTCATGTGCTGGCGCTCCGTTGGTTTGCCGAAACAGGCCGGACAATTTTCGTGAATCACCGGCAGGGCCTGCTCCGTGGCAAACTGCCGCGATTGTCTTTCCCGGCAGTACACCAGGGGGCGAATCACCCGTAAATCACCTTCCTGCACCCGATAATGCGCCTTCATGGTGCGCAACTCACCGTTGTAAAACATCGACATGAAAAAGCTTTCGGCGAAATCGTCGAGATGTTGCCCCAACGCCAGGACCTGATAGCCTTCGCGCCGCGCGCAGCGATACAACACACCCCGCCGCATCCGCGCACAAAAACTGCAATAAGAGGGCCGTAGCAGGTGCTTTTGTGCCCGCTCGTAAATATTCTGTCGCTCCAGAAAATACGGAATACCCAGCTCCCGCAAATAAGGCACCAGCGGCTGTGGGTCATAATCCGGGCTCATGGGATCGACGGTGGCCACGCCCAACTCAAAGGGCACCGGGGATTGCCGTTGCAGGGCCCGCAGCAGGTGTAACAGGGTGAGCGAGTCTTTCCCGCCGGACAGCCCCAGCAGGATGCGATCCCCCGGCTGAATCATGCGGAAATCGGCAATCGCTCGGCC
Protein-coding sequences here:
- a CDS encoding autotransporter-associated beta strand repeat-containing protein, which translates into the protein MNRIYRLVFNVAHGLVQVASEHARGHGRGSGKLPDQTSAESLRNGVPSGNRAALRVAVIMALAAIGLPGEAWALAGTNGGNGGTSQNPSLAGAGGVGSNTPANDGGLGGSANPKSFGTAGSGAANSGGTFGGVFGHAGGAGNTGGGAGGASTSSAGAGGGGGSFETSGIGGGGGGGAPGSSYSGGGGGGGGGVAVNLNAAGNNSYGVAVTGGNGGNGGAGEGAPLFNGQGFYGGGGGGGAGGLVTGGTVAAFAGGVTGGNGGDAQYSSNFGYDGGGGGGGAGVLVGSSSSVYVSAGTALPGVASATGGNGGNGFYGGSGGAGAAMQSHATLWTNGTIAGGAGGHGQVNGAGGVGVILTGGDILTVSQGGKIIGGLSGDGSTRANAVSLSGGGNEVFLNAGANITGNVVSTSGSANGGDQLILGGSGNGSIAANQLQGFGDYLVQNDANWTLTGTGDTAQNWIIDSGSLTGDTTSIQGDVVVSGALRFNQIGSGTYSGIISGSGDVAISGDVAFTGANSYSGGTTIDRGTLTISKDNNLGATVGDVTFNGGTLVTTAGITDSRTFSVNVGGGTINNHGNSDTFSGAFSGSGGMTFFGPGSTILSGANSYSGGTTVDSLSLLILSGNNTGTGATNIDGGTLALTGTGSIADSSGVTNNGSFDISGVTTGGASITTLSGSGTTTLGSNNLTLNNASGTDSGTITGSGGLILARGTETLSGANTYSGGTSIDGGTLALTGTGSIADSSGVTNNGSFDISGVTTGGASITTLSGSGTTTLGSNNLTLSNASGTDSGTITGTGGLILAKGTETLSGANTYSGGTTIDGGTLALTGTGSIADSSGVTNNGSFDISGVTTGGASITTLSGSGTTTLGSNNLTLNNASGTDSGTITGSGGLILAKGTETLSGANTYSGGTTVDGGDTLNINAGDNVGSGTIALNGGTLASSAGASSIALTNALTMGSNGGVLMGTSQTSLDPTTSNALTLTGQISGSGILQTGGTVIDNGSGGTSGGTTVTGGLLEVGDASHSSASLSGPVTVDGGAFLRGHGTIDGNVTNQGTVYPGGSIGMLTVNGNYTQAANGTLDITITPSDLTPGVDYDQLAVTGTATLAGTLGITQESGASGTYTAGAQYDIVHAAQGLSGTFSKTNYNPLFASYITPKITYDSNNAYLMLTATPAPAPAPAPAPAPAPAPAPAPAPAPAPAPAPAPAPAPAPTPNSNDRLFKSGQGVVSSASINTTSTFTAINSLMDGAEQVNGNTVQFTDSRQGTWGKGFGGFGRAAGADMEDYGGIAGYGTAVNRHLVLGAAFTGIGAGTSTAQQTVDGQSFGAFGYAIDTQGHWRLSATLGAGYLHQSSTRYLYPSNVVGTGATDGWYTGAGVQAQYLVPLNQAFLMPYGRISYLHTQLAGFTEQGAVGGGVDMNIRYGALSTSVAAFSGGLRMGYDLRTPGATIIPWVSVGGTGYAGTLHVTQAETVGLLASSENGLVAPDAALNTDAGLTLTGRHDPWTLKVAYNGQFAGNVHLNTFDVLANYRW
- a CDS encoding type II toxin-antitoxin system PrlF family antitoxin, with the translated sequence MAATLEVESTLTDRYQTTVPETVRRALRLGKRDKIHYTIRPGGEVVLTRAEDSEEDDPVLGQFLGFLARDIATHPERLQAIDVSFVQRLQSLTGGIEVDLDAPLSADDE
- a CDS encoding type II toxin-antitoxin system YhaV family toxin, which codes for MSASKLAPLVIHGWTVFAHPLFLAHIATLVQQVEALKKKDPVGYVKKNANKRLAAIIKLAFDAIPQDPTRPEYRQGNTLGEDHKHWFRAKFFQQYRLFFRYHAPSKVIVLAWVNDEDTKRVYESNDDAYRVFRKMLESGHPPDDWNQLPAEA
- a CDS encoding Hsp33 family molecular chaperone HslO, producing the protein MTDFSQGFYWETLPLRGARCRLDGIYARVLQDFSGPEDVAKLLGELLVGLALLATTQKNYERLIVQTQSKGPLKLLVAEMTAAGGMRAYGRWEEGAMVDFSSLPDALLAITVDMGMDRDRYQGLVALRETLTASLNAYFTESVQSPAYFRLAVDVAAQQAGGYFLQRLPGVLSAENWRLATQFIAIGSDQSLLAAQPEQFLPEIFPEEAVRLHTKQPLTFFCSCTRQRVERMLVSLGQAEAEEALATEGEVTVTCEYCHEAYRFADTDIALLFAVGESLH
- a CDS encoding ATP-binding protein — protein: MKAEMVTTRPRLPVPKLLQRRIGRAIADFRMIQPGDRILLGLSGGKDSLTLLHLLRALQRQSPVPFELGVATVDPMSPDYDPQPLVPYLRELGIPYFLERQNIYERAQKHLLRPSYCSFCARMRRGVLYRCARREGYQVLALGQHLDDFAESFFMSMFYNGELRTMKAHYRVQEGDLRVIRPLVYCRERQSRQFATEQALPVIHENCPACFGKPTERQHMKELLATQEAYDPRLFKQLQRALLPLMGQGLEDLEFEETHD